In one Calonectris borealis chromosome 23, bCalBor7.hap1.2, whole genome shotgun sequence genomic region, the following are encoded:
- the ACOT7 gene encoding cytosolic acyl coenzyme A thioester hydrolase isoform X1 yields MSERGAAGPGPAAIQVSRIMRPDDANVAGNVHGGTILKMIEEAGAIISTRHCNSQAGEPCVAALARVERTDFLSPVCIGEVANVSAEITYTSRHSVEVQVNVMSENILTGAKKVTNKATLWYVPLSLKNVNKVLEVPPIQYARKEQEDEGKKRYEEQKLDRLETKQRNGDMIFPVINPEPHTVGYSQSSLIHLVGPSDCTLLGFVHGGVTMKLMDEVAGIVAARHCKTNIVTASVDAINFHEKIKKGSVITISGRMTFTSNKSMEIEVFVDADPFVDEPRERYRAVSAFFTYVSLSKEGKPLPVPQLLTETEDEKRRFEEGKGRYLQTKAKRQAQMQQAVQQ; encoded by the exons ATGTCGGAGcggggggccgcgggcccgggcccggccgccaTCCAGGTCTCCAG GATCATGCGCCCGGATGATGCCAACGTCGCGGGGAACGTCCATGGGGGAACCATCCTGAAGATGATTGAGGAGGCGGGAGCCATCATCAGCACCCGCCACTGCAACTCCCAGGCCGGG GAGCCCTGCGTGGCCGCGCTGGCGCGGGTGGAGCGGACGGATTTCCTCTCCCCGGTGTGCATCGGCGAGGTGGCCAACGTTAGCGCCGAGATCACCTACACCTCCCGGCACTCCGTGGAGGTCCAGGTCAACGtcatgtccgaaaacattttaaCAG GGGCGAAGAAGGTGACGAACAAGGCAACGCTATGGTACGTGCCGCTGTCCCTGAAGAACGTCAACAAGGTCCTTGAAGTTCCCCCCATCCAG TACGCGAGAAAGGAGCAGGAGGATGAGGGGAAGAAGCGTTACGAAGAGCAAAAGCTGGATCGGCTAGAAACTAAGCAGAGAAACGGCGACATGATCTTCCCTGTCATCAACCCAG AGCCGCACACTGTTGGCTACAGCCAGTCCAGCCTGATCCACCTGGTGGGACCGTCAGACTGCACGCTGCTGGGCTTTGTGCATGGAG GTGTCACCATGAAGCTCATGGACGAGGTTGCCGGGATTGTGGCCGCCCGCCACTGCAAGACCAACATTGTCACCGCCTCAGTGGACGCCATCAACTTCCACGAGAAGATCAAAAAAG GCAGTGTCATCACCATTTCAGGGCGCATGACCTTCACGAGCAATAAATCCATGGAAATCGAAGTCTTTGTGGATGCTGACCCATTCGTGGATGAGCCTCGGGAGCGGTACCGTGCTGTCAGCGCCTTCTTCACCTATGTCTCCCTGAGCAAGGAGGGGAAGCCCCTGCCTGTCCCGCAGCTGCTG ACGGAGACAGAGGATGAGAAGCGGCGCTTcgaggaagggaagggcaggtACCTCCAGACGAAAGCCAAGCGGCAGGCGCAGATGCAGCAGGCTGTCCAGCAGTGA
- the ACOT7 gene encoding cytosolic acyl coenzyme A thioester hydrolase isoform X2 translates to MARQLIWIMRPDDANVAGNVHGGTILKMIEEAGAIISTRHCNSQAGEPCVAALARVERTDFLSPVCIGEVANVSAEITYTSRHSVEVQVNVMSENILTGAKKVTNKATLWYVPLSLKNVNKVLEVPPIQYARKEQEDEGKKRYEEQKLDRLETKQRNGDMIFPVINPEPHTVGYSQSSLIHLVGPSDCTLLGFVHGGVTMKLMDEVAGIVAARHCKTNIVTASVDAINFHEKIKKGSVITISGRMTFTSNKSMEIEVFVDADPFVDEPRERYRAVSAFFTYVSLSKEGKPLPVPQLLTETEDEKRRFEEGKGRYLQTKAKRQAQMQQAVQQ, encoded by the exons ATGGCCCGGCAGCTCATCTG GATCATGCGCCCGGATGATGCCAACGTCGCGGGGAACGTCCATGGGGGAACCATCCTGAAGATGATTGAGGAGGCGGGAGCCATCATCAGCACCCGCCACTGCAACTCCCAGGCCGGG GAGCCCTGCGTGGCCGCGCTGGCGCGGGTGGAGCGGACGGATTTCCTCTCCCCGGTGTGCATCGGCGAGGTGGCCAACGTTAGCGCCGAGATCACCTACACCTCCCGGCACTCCGTGGAGGTCCAGGTCAACGtcatgtccgaaaacattttaaCAG GGGCGAAGAAGGTGACGAACAAGGCAACGCTATGGTACGTGCCGCTGTCCCTGAAGAACGTCAACAAGGTCCTTGAAGTTCCCCCCATCCAG TACGCGAGAAAGGAGCAGGAGGATGAGGGGAAGAAGCGTTACGAAGAGCAAAAGCTGGATCGGCTAGAAACTAAGCAGAGAAACGGCGACATGATCTTCCCTGTCATCAACCCAG AGCCGCACACTGTTGGCTACAGCCAGTCCAGCCTGATCCACCTGGTGGGACCGTCAGACTGCACGCTGCTGGGCTTTGTGCATGGAG GTGTCACCATGAAGCTCATGGACGAGGTTGCCGGGATTGTGGCCGCCCGCCACTGCAAGACCAACATTGTCACCGCCTCAGTGGACGCCATCAACTTCCACGAGAAGATCAAAAAAG GCAGTGTCATCACCATTTCAGGGCGCATGACCTTCACGAGCAATAAATCCATGGAAATCGAAGTCTTTGTGGATGCTGACCCATTCGTGGATGAGCCTCGGGAGCGGTACCGTGCTGTCAGCGCCTTCTTCACCTATGTCTCCCTGAGCAAGGAGGGGAAGCCCCTGCCTGTCCCGCAGCTGCTG ACGGAGACAGAGGATGAGAAGCGGCGCTTcgaggaagggaagggcaggtACCTCCAGACGAAAGCCAAGCGGCAGGCGCAGATGCAGCAGGCTGTCCAGCAGTGA